Proteins from a single region of Acidobacteriota bacterium:
- a CDS encoding glycoside hydrolase family 3 C-terminal domain-containing protein, with translation MQIYCRVVFSLLLIVSPDAVGFSQSATPQPVINARVVNVLQLNGLLFKDLNKNGKLDVYEDWRRSIDERVNDLVAQMTIEEKAGLMVGPTLSAGPGGTVNEQAVYGVNPFNPGPVMLNVPATTEAVNRRHIRQFINRENLPPKTMANWLNGVQQIAEGSRLGIPVIFVTNPRNHYGTQNAFGIIEAGNAFSQWPGPLGLAAMRDTALVEEFARIAAQEYVSVGIRGAYHPTADVATEPRWNRFRETFGEDAKLTTEIITALIRGFQGEKLGPHSVALTTKHFPGAGPADDGQDAHFPYGKNQVYPGKNLEYHLQPWKAAIAAGTAMIMPYYAVPKGMTSEDLGMAYNKEIITDLLRNKLGYTGVVNSDTGISTGMPWGVENLSVKDRYKKAIEAGVDRIGGDATPELIVELVKSGGLTEARIDESARRILRVYFGLGIFENPYANPEEAERTVRKKEFQEKADLAQRKSIVLLKNANNILPLKKGVRMYVEGLDAAVAAQFGYVSTNNPDDADVCIVRVNPAGGGPGGGGRGPGGGRGGAVGGRPGGGGPGGGFAGGGRPGGGGQPIDLTIPAARLTAVRALMQKKPTIIVMQFDSPYVIPELANESAALLATFGVTDEALFDVLMGKFNPTGKLPFELPSSMDAVREQLEDLPYDSKAPLFKFGSGLSYSIGR, from the coding sequence ATGCAAATCTATTGTCGAGTTGTGTTCTCACTTCTCTTAATTGTTTCACCCGATGCGGTTGGCTTTTCTCAATCTGCTACGCCACAACCTGTCATCAATGCCCGTGTTGTGAATGTCCTGCAACTCAACGGTTTGCTTTTCAAAGACTTGAACAAAAACGGCAAGCTGGATGTTTATGAAGACTGGCGGCGTTCGATTGATGAGCGTGTCAATGATCTGGTTGCGCAAATGACCATCGAAGAAAAAGCCGGTCTCATGGTTGGGCCGACGTTGTCAGCCGGGCCTGGCGGCACCGTCAACGAGCAAGCGGTTTATGGGGTGAACCCTTTCAATCCGGGGCCGGTGATGCTGAACGTGCCTGCTACGACGGAGGCGGTTAATAGACGCCACATTCGCCAGTTCATCAATCGAGAAAATCTCCCACCCAAAACGATGGCGAACTGGCTGAACGGTGTGCAGCAAATTGCCGAAGGCTCGCGGCTGGGCATCCCCGTCATCTTTGTCACGAATCCGCGCAACCATTACGGCACGCAGAACGCCTTCGGCATCATTGAAGCAGGCAACGCGTTTTCGCAATGGCCCGGCCCGCTGGGTTTGGCCGCGATGCGCGACACGGCACTGGTCGAAGAATTTGCCCGGATTGCCGCGCAGGAATACGTCTCGGTCGGCATTCGCGGCGCTTATCATCCGACGGCTGATGTGGCGACAGAACCGCGCTGGAATCGCTTTCGCGAAACGTTTGGCGAAGACGCGAAATTGACGACAGAGATCATCACGGCGCTGATTCGCGGCTTTCAGGGCGAAAAGTTGGGGCCGCATAGTGTCGCGCTGACGACCAAACATTTCCCCGGCGCAGGCCCCGCAGATGACGGGCAGGATGCGCATTTCCCCTATGGTAAAAACCAGGTCTATCCAGGCAAAAATCTCGAATACCACTTGCAGCCGTGGAAGGCTGCGATTGCCGCCGGGACAGCCATGATTATGCCGTATTACGCCGTGCCCAAAGGCATGACGAGCGAAGATCTCGGCATGGCCTACAACAAAGAAATCATCACCGATTTGCTGCGCAATAAGCTGGGGTACACGGGCGTCGTGAATTCTGACACCGGCATTTCCACCGGCATGCCGTGGGGCGTTGAAAATCTGAGCGTCAAAGATCGCTACAAAAAAGCCATCGAAGCGGGCGTAGATCGCATCGGCGGCGACGCCACGCCGGAACTGATTGTCGAACTGGTCAAAAGCGGTGGACTGACCGAAGCCCGCATTGATGAGTCGGCGCGCCGCATTCTGCGCGTGTATTTCGGCCTCGGCATTTTTGAGAACCCCTACGCCAATCCTGAAGAAGCCGAGCGCACCGTGCGCAAAAAAGAATTTCAGGAGAAAGCCGATCTGGCGCAGCGCAAATCCATCGTGCTGCTGAAAAATGCCAACAACATCCTGCCGCTGAAAAAAGGCGTCCGCATGTATGTCGAAGGCTTGGACGCTGCGGTCGCGGCGCAGTTTGGTTATGTCTCGACCAACAATCCCGATGATGCTGACGTTTGCATCGTGCGGGTGAATCCGGCTGGCGGCGGCCCCGGCGGCGGTGGCCGTGGCCCCGGCGGCGGGCGCGGAGGCGCAGTTGGAGGACGCCCTGGCGGCGGTGGCCCTGGCGGTGGTTTTGCAGGCGGCGGCAGACCCGGTGGTGGCGGTCAGCCCATTGATTTGACCATACCGGCGGCACGCCTCACCGCCGTTCGCGCCCTGATGCAAAAGAAACCCACGATCATCGTGATGCAATTCGACAGCCCGTATGTGATTCCTGAATTAGCAAATGAATCCGCCGCGTTGCTCGCTACGTTTGGCGTCACCGATGAAGCCTTGTTTGATGTGTTGATGGGCAAATTCAATCCAACAGGCAAGCTGCCGTTTGAATTGCCGTCATCAATGGATGCGGTGCGCGAACAGCTTGAAGATCTGCCCTACGATTCAAAGGCGCCACTTTTCAAATTCGGCTCAGGGTTGAGCTATTCAATTGGACGCTAA
- a CDS encoding PSD1 domain-containing protein yields the protein MTRTQCKLTFVWLALLTFAAGRMSAQSALSPGDELFEKKIRPVLADNCYACHSSKLKKPMGGLVLDTKAGLLKGGVSGAAIVPGKPAESLLLRVLRYNDPILKMPPAGKLPDTVIADFEQWIAAGAPDPRTDAVAATAPAKLRGIDFDKGRQWWAFQPVREMAAPPVKQAAWARTKIDRFILAKLEQNKLTPSAEADARTLILRAYLDLSGLKPIYEEVESYVKDKDQQRYDKLLDRLLASPHYGERWGRYWLDVARYAENGDTGGNRQAYPYAWRYRDWVIEAMNNDLPYDRFIKQQLAADLMPGTSRNDLRALGYLGMAPSEWKEKKLSKELIDNLLLEEWDERVDAVGRGMLGLSVACARCHDHKFDPISQKDYYALAGVFASTSPAVRPLREIDPATETKYLVARHRVTELNGLLGFLTGEKTLDQTIAKPKAAECSAEIAKLKEEMKALQEPYPELAESVIRIGAAKAEAKAAKTKPDPKVVAAAAAKRAEEEAKAPFINAVHDAAMDSDGSYADYTPLTIKPGAARDLPVFGRGNSAAPGEIVPRHFLTVLSKNPNEVFKRGSGRLELAEKILTDAAPLSARVIVNRVWGWHFGKHLVATPSDFGDRGERPTHPELLDDLTARFVANGWSLKWLHREIMLSATYRQASKPRTDAVAIDEENKWLWRMNTRRLDAEALRDSLLQAAGSLNLEMYGPSQNLDNLDNTRRTVYGRINRGGTSDILRLYDFPNPFQHSPTRGLTITPLQELFVLNSPFIKQLSNALAKTVEADADTATRVRSLYRKILLRDPNAAETKVALSYLNGATIEQFAQVLLATNEDVFWP from the coding sequence ATGACGCGCACACAATGCAAACTAACATTCGTCTGGCTGGCGTTGCTTACTTTTGCCGCAGGGCGCATGAGTGCGCAATCGGCTTTGTCGCCAGGCGATGAATTGTTTGAGAAAAAGATTCGCCCCGTCCTGGCTGACAATTGTTACGCCTGCCATTCGTCCAAGCTGAAAAAGCCGATGGGCGGGCTGGTGCTGGACACGAAAGCCGGACTGCTGAAAGGTGGCGTGTCAGGCGCGGCGATTGTGCCTGGCAAGCCAGCGGAGAGCCTGTTGCTGCGCGTGCTGCGCTACAACGATCCGATCTTGAAAATGCCACCTGCGGGGAAGTTGCCGGACACCGTGATTGCCGACTTTGAGCAATGGATTGCGGCAGGCGCGCCTGATCCACGCACGGATGCGGTCGCGGCGACTGCGCCAGCCAAACTTCGCGGGATTGATTTCGACAAAGGGCGGCAGTGGTGGGCGTTTCAGCCCGTGCGCGAAATGGCTGCGCCGCCAGTCAAACAGGCGGCGTGGGCACGCACGAAAATTGACCGTTTCATCCTCGCCAAACTCGAACAAAACAAACTCACGCCTTCTGCCGAAGCCGATGCGCGCACGCTGATTTTACGCGCCTATCTCGACCTCTCTGGATTGAAACCCATCTACGAAGAAGTCGAAAGCTATGTCAAAGACAAAGACCAGCAGCGCTATGACAAGCTGCTTGATCGCCTGTTGGCTTCGCCGCATTACGGCGAACGTTGGGGCCGTTATTGGCTGGACGTGGCGCGCTACGCCGAAAACGGCGACACGGGCGGCAATCGCCAAGCCTATCCGTATGCCTGGCGCTATCGCGATTGGGTGATTGAGGCGATGAACAACGACCTGCCGTATGATCGCTTCATCAAACAGCAACTCGCCGCCGACCTGATGCCCGGCACGTCGCGCAATGACCTGCGCGCGCTGGGCTATTTGGGCATGGCTCCGTCGGAGTGGAAAGAAAAGAAGCTGTCGAAAGAGTTGATTGACAACCTGCTGCTGGAAGAATGGGACGAGCGCGTAGACGCCGTCGGACGCGGCATGCTCGGCTTGTCCGTCGCGTGCGCGCGTTGCCACGATCACAAATTCGATCCGATTTCGCAGAAAGATTACTACGCGCTGGCGGGTGTATTTGCTTCGACCTCGCCCGCTGTTCGACCGTTACGCGAGATTGACCCAGCCACCGAAACGAAATATCTGGTCGCTCGTCATCGCGTCACGGAATTGAATGGGTTGCTAGGGTTTTTGACGGGAGAAAAAACGCTCGACCAAACCATTGCCAAGCCCAAAGCTGCCGAATGCAGCGCCGAAATCGCCAAGCTGAAAGAAGAGATGAAGGCGTTGCAGGAACCATATCCTGAACTGGCTGAATCCGTCATCCGCATCGGCGCCGCCAAAGCCGAGGCCAAAGCGGCCAAGACCAAACCCGACCCGAAAGTCGTTGCTGCCGCCGCCGCCAAGCGCGCCGAAGAGGAAGCCAAAGCGCCGTTCATCAATGCCGTGCATGATGCCGCGATGGATTCGGATGGATCGTATGCCGATTACACGCCGCTGACGATCAAACCCGGTGCCGCGCGTGACCTGCCCGTCTTTGGTCGCGGCAACTCGGCTGCGCCCGGCGAGATTGTGCCGCGCCATTTCTTAACCGTGCTGTCAAAAAATCCGAACGAGGTTTTCAAACGCGGTTCCGGTCGCTTGGAATTAGCCGAGAAAATCCTGACCGATGCCGCGCCGCTGTCTGCCCGCGTAATCGTCAACCGCGTCTGGGGCTGGCATTTCGGCAAGCATCTGGTCGCCACGCCCAGCGATTTTGGGGATCGTGGCGAACGGCCTACACATCCCGAATTGCTGGACGATTTGACCGCGCGCTTTGTGGCGAACGGCTGGTCGCTGAAATGGCTGCATCGGGAAATTATGCTGTCGGCCACGTATCGCCAAGCCAGCAAGCCGCGCACCGATGCTGTCGCAATTGACGAAGAGAATAAATGGCTCTGGCGAATGAATACGCGCCGTCTGGATGCCGAAGCGCTCCGAGATTCGCTGCTGCAAGCCGCAGGCAGTTTGAATTTGGAAATGTATGGGCCATCGCAGAACCTGGATAATCTGGACAACACGCGGCGCACGGTTTACGGGCGCATCAATCGCGGTGGCACCAGCGACATTTTGCGCCTATATGATTTTCCGAATCCGTTTCAGCACAGCCCGACACGCGGCCTAACGATTACGCCGTTGCAGGAACTGTTTGTGCTAAATAGCCCGTTCATCAAGCAACTCAGTAACGCACTTGCGAAGACAGTCGAGGCAGACGCCGATACCGCAACCCGCGTCCGCAGTCTATATCGCAAAATCCTCTTGCGTGATCCGAACGCGGCGGAAACCAAAGTGGCATTGAGCTATTTGAACGGCGCAACTATCGAACAATTTGCGCAGGTGTTATTGGCTACGAATGAAGATGTGTTTTGGCCGTAA
- a CDS encoding SgcJ/EcaC family oxidoreductase, with the protein MYIQFALLFLLVTSTPWFTQKSSSGNDEAAIRAVVQQYVDARERLDPKAVEQLFTSDADQLVSSGEWRKGREAVVRGTLASSTSTGGKRTITVEAVRFVTADVAIADGRYELTGLAGGATRSMWTTFVLKRSGKVWQITAIRNMLPAAPAPAK; encoded by the coding sequence ATGTACATTCAATTTGCGCTTCTGTTTTTGCTCGTCACCAGCACGCCGTGGTTCACCCAAAAGAGTTCCAGCGGCAATGACGAAGCCGCGATTCGCGCGGTCGTCCAGCAATACGTTGACGCCCGCGAGCGGCTTGACCCCAAGGCGGTCGAGCAACTGTTCACCAGCGATGCCGATCAACTGGTGTCGTCGGGCGAATGGCGCAAAGGCCGCGAAGCCGTGGTGCGTGGCACGCTGGCGAGTTCGACCAGCACGGGCGGGAAACGCACGATCACGGTGGAAGCCGTGCGCTTCGTGACGGCGGATGTCGCTATCGCTGATGGGCGCTACGAACTGACGGGGCTGGCGGGCGGCGCGACCCGTAGCATGTGGACAACCTTTGTGCTGAAACGCAGTGGAAAGGTTTGGCAGATCACCGCGATTCGCAATATGCTGCCTGCCGCACCCGCGCCTGCGAAGTAA
- a CDS encoding PQQ-binding-like beta-propeller repeat protein has translation MKTLLLLALLFSFDDWPEFRGPSGQGHSAERGLPLVWSETRHVKWKAALPGKGWSSPAIQGDRIWLTTEENKTLRVLCVDRNTGALLQNIELFRLKSSGPLNAKNSLASPTPILEGDKVYVHFGAHGTACLTQTGEIVWKTKLDYDNGQHGPGGSPVLYDDLLIVNCDGQSTQYVVALDKATGKQRWRKYREGAQAYATPLVVRLPAGDQVISPGAFRTFAYEPRTGRELWNVSYGDGFSNVPRPVFGNGLVYLCTGFMQPSLLAVRVDGKGDVTRSHVAWTLKRGVSLTPSPLLVGDELYLVSDNGIASCLDAKTGTPHWQVRLGGNHSASPLYADGRIYFLSEEGESVVLAPGKQFKELARNQLDGPTLASLAVAGGSIFVRSQTHLYRLSN, from the coding sequence ATGAAAACATTGCTCTTGTTGGCGCTGTTATTCAGTTTTGACGATTGGCCGGAATTTCGCGGGCCTTCGGGGCAAGGCCATTCCGCCGAACGCGGGTTGCCGCTGGTGTGGAGCGAGACCCGTCACGTCAAATGGAAAGCCGCGCTGCCGGGCAAGGGCTGGTCTTCGCCTGCGATTCAAGGCGACCGCATCTGGCTGACGACGGAAGAGAACAAGACGTTGCGGGTGCTGTGCGTAGACCGCAACACGGGCGCGTTGCTGCAAAATATTGAACTCTTCCGGTTGAAATCCAGCGGGCCGTTGAACGCCAAGAATAGTTTGGCCTCGCCGACGCCGATTTTGGAAGGCGATAAGGTTTACGTGCATTTCGGCGCGCACGGCACGGCCTGCTTGACGCAAACAGGCGAGATCGTCTGGAAAACCAAACTCGATTACGACAACGGGCAGCATGGGCCGGGCGGTTCGCCGGTGCTTTACGACGATTTGCTGATCGTGAATTGCGATGGGCAGAGCACGCAATACGTCGTCGCGCTGGACAAGGCGACCGGCAAACAACGCTGGCGCAAATACCGCGAAGGCGCGCAGGCTTACGCGACGCCGCTGGTCGTGCGCTTGCCGGCGGGCGATCAAGTCATCAGTCCGGGCGCGTTTCGCACGTTCGCCTATGAACCGCGCACGGGCAGGGAGCTTTGGAACGTGAGCTATGGCGACGGCTTTTCCAACGTGCCGCGTCCGGTGTTTGGCAACGGGCTGGTTTATCTCTGCACCGGCTTTATGCAACCGTCGTTGCTGGCGGTGCGCGTGGATGGCAAGGGCGATGTGACGCGGTCGCACGTCGCGTGGACGCTCAAACGCGGCGTGTCGCTGACGCCTTCGCCGTTGCTGGTGGGTGACGAATTGTATCTGGTCAGCGACAACGGCATCGCCAGTTGTTTGGACGCCAAGACGGGCACGCCGCATTGGCAAGTCCGGCTGGGCGGCAATCATTCGGCCTCGCCGCTCTATGCCGACGGGCGGATTTACTTTTTGAGCGAAGAAGGCGAATCGGTCGTGCTTGCGCCGGGCAAGCAATTCAAAGAACTGGCGCGCAATCAACTGGACGGGCCGACGCTGGCTTCGCTGGCGGTCGCGGGCGGTTCGATCTTTGTGCGCAGCCAGACGCATTTGTATCGGCTGAGCAATTAA
- a CDS encoding sugar phosphate isomerase/epimerase produces MNQTRRNFLQTGTAACAGLALTQTMTRTESLAAYAAAKGVKFKLSAPDWSLSQEGKLGAVGLSKQIGFPGVQISIGHAPRGETITQLPLSSSALQKQYLDEAKKQGVAITSLCLEIMHTNGLKSDPLGEKWLAECIPIAKALGVRVILVPFFGKWAIKQQAEQDRVADILRNVAPQAEKLGVILGLENTISARENAAIMERSKSAAIKTYYDVGNSSKEGYNVVEEIRWLGKGRICEMHLKETPWEKYLGEGGVINFPAVIDVLADIGFDQWAQLETSCPSKNIAADFTRNKQFIETLIGKRNRLGSAAKA; encoded by the coding sequence ATGAACCAAACGCGCCGCAACTTTCTGCAAACCGGAACCGCCGCCTGCGCGGGGCTGGCCCTGACGCAAACGATGACACGCACAGAATCACTCGCCGCGTATGCCGCCGCCAAAGGCGTGAAATTCAAATTGTCCGCGCCGGATTGGAGCCTGAGCCAGGAAGGCAAACTGGGTGCGGTGGGGCTGTCCAAACAGATCGGCTTCCCCGGCGTGCAAATCAGCATCGGCCACGCGCCGAGGGGCGAGACGATTACACAATTGCCGCTCAGTTCGTCGGCGTTGCAGAAACAGTATTTGGACGAGGCGAAAAAACAGGGTGTGGCAATTACTTCATTGTGCCTGGAAATCATGCACACGAATGGATTGAAATCCGATCCGCTGGGCGAGAAGTGGCTGGCTGAGTGCATCCCGATTGCCAAGGCGTTGGGTGTGCGTGTGATTCTGGTGCCGTTCTTTGGCAAATGGGCGATCAAGCAACAGGCCGAACAAGACCGCGTGGCTGACATCCTGCGCAACGTGGCTCCACAAGCCGAAAAGCTCGGCGTGATTCTCGGTCTCGAAAACACGATCTCGGCGCGCGAGAACGCCGCCATTATGGAGCGCAGCAAATCCGCCGCCATCAAAACCTATTACGACGTAGGCAATTCGTCGAAGGAAGGTTACAACGTCGTCGAAGAGATTCGCTGGCTGGGCAAGGGCCGCATTTGCGAAATGCACTTGAAAGAAACGCCGTGGGAAAAATATCTGGGCGAGGGCGGCGTCATCAACTTCCCGGCGGTGATTGACGTGCTGGCCGACATCGGTTTCGATCAATGGGCGCAGCTTGAAACTTCGTGCCCCAGCAAAAACATCGCGGCTGATTTCACGCGCAATAAACAATTCATCGAAACTTTGATCGGCAAGCGTAACCGGCTGGGTTCGGCGGCCAAAGCGTAA
- a CDS encoding PIN domain-containing protein has product MKLSKVLFDTTAYITYRAAISAQGDAAWFSIVVWQERMAGANGGKELKLMEAECKRLEKAGRLLIPDREAWLTAGRILNHYLSDLSRQHPTRSRPALSHAEKQNLIRDVLIAVSAKKAGVIVVSDNKDFPTLQRYYDFKWMSGQAYFAA; this is encoded by the coding sequence GTGAAATTGTCGAAGGTGCTCTTTGATACCACGGCCTACATCACCTACCGCGCGGCGATTTCCGCGCAAGGCGACGCCGCTTGGTTTTCGATTGTCGTTTGGCAGGAACGCATGGCTGGCGCGAACGGCGGCAAAGAACTCAAGCTGATGGAAGCCGAATGCAAACGGCTTGAGAAAGCAGGCCGTTTGCTCATTCCCGACCGCGAGGCTTGGCTGACAGCCGGACGTATTCTCAACCACTACCTCAGCGATCTGAGCCGCCAACATCCAACGCGCTCACGTCCAGCGCTCAGTCACGCCGAAAAACAAAACCTCATCCGCGACGTACTCATCGCCGTTTCAGCCAAAAAAGCTGGCGTCATCGTCGTCTCCGACAACAAAGATTTTCCGACGCTTCAGCGTTACTACGATTTCAAATGGATGAGCGGGCAGGCCTACTTTGCCGCTTGA
- a CDS encoding S8 family peptidase, whose protein sequence is MPEAYPHLPIVREEPVNPKRPGNPPQRPKPANPQEHGARVLHTLQQTLNAPVAEVGGFDDRRLLRIEVNKGFQPDNLAAIPGVEVISQEDEKVVLTFADAKGQEEFEARLTTMSRGGTPVRASLFYGMQSFDRWTPENRTGWALKTEGFPNTDPVVLDVELWPLLKGSDRKAMMEAFEEWLRQNNLNVLDQVRQPEIILYRVHGKLEAVKLLLDHRDVRMVDLPPKYGFDRQLLQVDVMSLPDVSPPPSDAPGVVVLDSGIAENHPLLRPAIGDAQSFIPGFPASDTEGHGTHVAGIALYDDVEACLVSDSFVPELRLFSGRILDDSGDNVTGFVENQIVAAVRYFKTNYGCKVFNLSFGDRRKPYQGGHIRGLAVMLDILAREERVLFVVCAGNFDGTEAVPQDWLKDYPSYLTSDDARLFDPATALNVLTVGSLARYDQSFYSQRYPNDPAVVPIARHRQPSPFTRCGPSANGVVKPEVVSFGGNTGFNIQSRGFTDIGLKELSTSIGFASGHLVEERKGTSQAAPHIAHLAAKLLGELPQASPNLLRALLVAHARHHESWSSLLESEELWKVCGYGEISPECLFRSTQQQVTLLAEDTIEDRKHHFYAIPIPEDFYGGPTRTREITVALAYTPAVRTTRIDYKAGRIEFKLIEASSLDAAAVAFNANTSSQECPSIPELKLKQNISATSRSKGTVQACTWKLSQVTDNRQSNRPYVVVTRTDNTWGKDVSAEKEAYALVVCLSDKEGQNVRLYTQAQAILQSKVRQRVQV, encoded by the coding sequence ATGCCTGAAGCCTATCCTCATTTGCCAATCGTTCGTGAGGAACCAGTCAATCCCAAACGCCCTGGAAACCCGCCCCAACGTCCCAAGCCGGCAAACCCGCAGGAGCACGGTGCGAGAGTTCTGCACACCCTACAACAAACATTGAATGCACCAGTGGCCGAGGTCGGCGGGTTCGACGACCGTCGTTTGCTGCGTATTGAAGTCAACAAAGGTTTTCAGCCCGACAATCTGGCAGCCATCCCGGGTGTTGAAGTCATCAGCCAAGAAGATGAAAAAGTCGTACTGACTTTCGCCGATGCAAAAGGGCAGGAAGAGTTCGAGGCGCGATTGACAACGATGTCACGGGGCGGCACTCCGGTTCGCGCCTCTTTGTTTTACGGGATGCAATCATTCGATCGTTGGACGCCGGAGAATCGCACTGGCTGGGCGTTGAAAACGGAAGGTTTTCCGAACACTGATCCCGTCGTGCTGGACGTAGAACTATGGCCATTGCTGAAAGGCAGTGACCGGAAGGCAATGATGGAAGCCTTTGAAGAATGGTTGCGACAGAACAACCTCAACGTTCTTGATCAGGTGCGCCAGCCGGAGATCATCCTGTACCGGGTTCACGGCAAGCTTGAGGCAGTCAAACTTCTGCTTGATCACCGAGACGTGCGCATGGTTGATCTGCCGCCAAAATACGGGTTTGATCGCCAATTGTTGCAAGTTGACGTGATGAGCCTCCCTGACGTTTCGCCACCGCCGAGCGATGCTCCTGGCGTTGTGGTATTGGACAGTGGTATTGCTGAAAACCATCCACTGCTGAGACCCGCCATTGGCGACGCACAAAGCTTTATCCCTGGCTTTCCTGCTTCCGATACTGAAGGCCACGGAACACACGTCGCCGGAATTGCGCTTTACGATGATGTGGAAGCCTGTTTGGTCAGCGACAGCTTTGTGCCGGAGTTGCGGTTGTTCAGCGGACGCATCCTTGATGATTCCGGCGACAATGTTACTGGATTCGTGGAAAATCAGATTGTTGCGGCTGTCCGCTATTTCAAAACGAATTATGGCTGCAAGGTCTTCAACCTCTCGTTCGGAGATAGGCGAAAACCTTATCAGGGAGGCCACATCAGAGGCTTGGCAGTTATGCTCGACATTCTTGCGCGCGAAGAAAGGGTGTTGTTCGTTGTTTGCGCCGGTAACTTCGATGGAACTGAGGCTGTTCCGCAAGACTGGCTCAAGGACTACCCCAGCTACCTTACTTCCGATGACGCTCGTTTATTCGATCCCGCTACCGCACTGAATGTGCTGACGGTCGGTAGCTTGGCGCGGTACGATCAATCCTTCTATAGCCAGCGCTACCCAAATGATCCTGCCGTTGTCCCGATAGCCCGGCATCGTCAGCCTTCACCTTTCACTCGGTGCGGACCATCGGCTAATGGTGTAGTAAAGCCAGAGGTTGTCAGCTTTGGTGGGAACACTGGGTTCAATATTCAATCGCGAGGCTTCACAGATATTGGGTTGAAGGAGTTGTCAACGTCCATCGGTTTTGCTTCGGGTCACTTGGTTGAAGAGCGTAAAGGAACTAGTCAAGCCGCACCGCACATCGCGCATCTTGCCGCAAAACTGTTGGGAGAATTGCCGCAAGCCAGCCCCAATCTACTACGTGCGCTGCTTGTAGCGCACGCTAGGCATCACGAATCGTGGAGCAGCCTGCTTGAGAGTGAAGAATTGTGGAAGGTGTGTGGCTATGGTGAGATATCGCCTGAATGTTTATTTCGCTCGACTCAACAGCAGGTGACTTTACTAGCCGAAGATACGATTGAAGATCGCAAACATCATTTTTACGCGATCCCTATTCCAGAAGATTTTTATGGCGGGCCAACACGAACGCGCGAAATTACGGTGGCGCTCGCTTACACGCCTGCCGTCAGAACTACTCGGATTGATTACAAAGCGGGTCGCATTGAGTTCAAACTGATTGAGGCTTCAAGTCTGGATGCTGCTGCTGTCGCTTTCAACGCAAACACTTCAAGCCAGGAGTGTCCGAGTATTCCGGAGCTAAAGCTCAAACAAAACATCAGCGCGACTTCACGCTCGAAAGGGACGGTTCAGGCTTGTACCTGGAAACTGAGCCAGGTTACTGACAACCGCCAAAGCAACCGCCCTTATGTTGTCGTGACGCGAACAGACAACACTTGGGGAAAAGATGTCTCCGCTGAGAAAGAGGCTTATGCGCTTGTCGTCTGCCTATCGGATAAAGAAGGACAGAATGTGCGCTTATACACGCAAGCACAGGCCATTCTTCAATCGAAAGTCCGGCAAAGAGTGCAAGTTTGA
- a CDS encoding ATP-binding protein, producing the protein MSSGRTLRQLIKSGTSGDMDAFRLVTEEVIREEREKQHHLLANDLEKILYGRPIAAPLTLRRLSETVPTDRERGLPLLEIREPVRNLDDVILSGENRALIESILLEHRRAEVLQSYGLRPVDRLLFHGPPGCGKTLTAEVLAAELSRPLAIVRMDSLISSFLGETAANLRKVFDFAKTTPLLLLFDEFDAVAKERSDQSEHGELKRVVNAVLQMMDNCETRSVLIAATNHEAILDSAVWRRFEEVLVFALPTLGQLQSLLEMKLRGVRRDFDPRAAKITSRFKGLSHADVERVLRHAIKEMILQGQEFLQIQHLENALQREQTRNKSTRSMRHQRSS; encoded by the coding sequence ATGTCCAGCGGAAGAACCTTGCGTCAGTTAATCAAAAGCGGTACCAGTGGTGATATGGACGCCTTTCGCCTTGTAACAGAAGAGGTCATCCGCGAAGAGCGCGAAAAACAGCATCACTTGCTGGCTAACGACTTGGAAAAGATTTTGTACGGGAGACCAATAGCCGCACCACTCACTTTGCGCCGCCTTTCTGAAACCGTTCCCACTGACCGCGAGCGCGGCCTGCCGCTGCTGGAAATCAGAGAGCCTGTTCGCAATCTTGATGATGTGATTTTGTCTGGCGAAAATCGCGCGCTAATCGAGTCAATCTTACTGGAGCATCGCCGCGCAGAAGTTTTGCAGAGTTATGGCCTGCGTCCAGTTGACCGCCTGCTTTTCCATGGGCCGCCTGGCTGTGGAAAGACGCTCACGGCTGAAGTGCTGGCTGCGGAGTTGAGCCGTCCACTGGCGATTGTGCGGATGGATAGCCTGATCTCTTCGTTTCTCGGTGAGACCGCCGCCAACCTGCGCAAGGTTTTCGACTTTGCCAAAACGACGCCGCTGTTGCTTCTCTTTGATGAATTTGACGCTGTCGCCAAGGAGCGCTCGGATCAATCTGAACATGGCGAATTAAAGCGTGTTGTCAATGCCGTCTTGCAAATGATGGACAACTGCGAGACCCGCAGCGTGTTAATTGCGGCAACCAACCACGAGGCCATTCTTGATTCAGCCGTCTGGCGGCGATTTGAAGAGGTGCTGGTGTTTGCCTTACCAACGCTGGGACAGTTGCAGAGTTTACTGGAAATGAAGTTACGCGGTGTGCGACGGGATTTCGATCCAAGAGCGGCTAAAATCACCTCTCGCTTCAAAGGGCTGTCGCACGCTGATGTGGAGAGAGTGCTGCGACACGCAATTAAAGAGATGATTTTGCAAGGCCAAGAATTCCTGCAAATCCAGCATCTGGAAAATGCGCTCCAGCGTGAGCAAACCCGAAACAAATCTACAAGGAGCATGCGACACCAAAGGAGTAGTTAA